ATTTTTAACTGCACTTCTTGGTCACGtccatttcttttgttctctgtAGACGTTTCCTCTTCCATATGTTTGTGTCTTATGAGATCTTGCAGTTGTGGGTACTGTTAAGAGGTTGAGTGGGACCTAACAGTATTGCAATAATGGTGGTGTTGCAATAGGCTGAGTATCTGTAGTCCTGTAAGTGAAAACAGGTATATGAATGCTTGAGAGTAGATGTGTAAATAGTTTTGTAGATTGGATTTGCTTTAAGGAATTAGATAGACTCTTATTCTGTATATCTGAAAACACGATTCACACTGCTGAAATTTTGCTGCCATTTAATACATTCATCACACTCTCCTGGCTAAATCATCTCAGTCACCAGAGTATCTAAACTGCAGTTTTGCTtgtcttttttgtgtgtgtttgctaTTTTAAATCAGAACACagacacaaaaatatttgaatctgcttttgttttttttacctctCATATCCTTTCAGGCTGCTCAGACATTTGTGATAAAGGAGGGGGTATATGTATCTGGAACCTCACCAGAGACAATGCACAACCTGCTCTCTGAAGTTGCAGAGTATGGAACCTATTACACACGACTCagtcatttttctcttcagccaGTTCTAGATTCTTCTTACAGCAAAGGACTTGTTTTTCAGGTAAAACAATTGTATTAAATCATCTAGTTCTAATGGGCCCATTATCTTAGATAGAGAAGGCAACTTTAATTTTGTGTAAAGCTGGAATTTCTGCACTCTGCAGAACTGCAAAGCACTTTAAGTGTAATGCTCATCCCAGGTCAGTACAGAGCAGTGTTTAAATCTCAGCTCTGTGTGCTTAGTGCTTTCTTGCACTGAAGCACATGGCAAAAGGTCTTCCTTACCTGAAGTGTGGTTTCTTTAGTCTGTTGTCTTGTTGGGGACTAAAGGAATAGTGCTTTTAGGTGTTTAAAATTAAAGTACAGTAAGTTCcttaatattttatgtatatatatatttaaacaatCAAACCAAAAATAGATACAACACTTAATATACTGCCTTAATTACTGTTTCTCAGTTCAGAATTAAGTGCATATTTTCTCTGTCAGTCCTCTGTATATTATGCTGAACTGTGCATACACTGTGTAATATCAGGTGATTTCATCTATTGCTAATGCATAGAATTAAGTTAGGATTGGTTATGAAAATGTATTCATTCTGAATATATGAATACAGCAATGTTAACAGAAGTTGTATGAGGTCTCTCCCCTTACCACATTAGAAATAGTTATAGGCAGGTTTTCTCCGGTGCCCAATTCAGGCATGAAAGTAAGGAAACAGGTTTTACTACGTTCATGTTATAGCTGTTAGAGGTCCACCTCAAGGGACAATTCAAAGAAGCCGAACCAAGATGCTTTATTATACTGTGTGGGAGCAGGCTCCCTGCATTGGGTGTATGGAGAGTGTAGAGGAGTCACCTGACTGCTTGGAATATCTGAAGTTGCATGGACTTCTACTTGCCCCTTACTTGGGTATACAAGTCCCTCTTACCTGCATGtgcaaattatttcagtaaaagGTTGGCTTTCTTGCTGGTGAGACTGATGAAAGACGTAGATTGACTATTAACAGCCTTAACAGTAAGACTTCAAATCTTTTCTTTTGATACTAGGCTTTCACAAGTGGGCTGAGAAAGTACCTTCAATATTACCGAGCCTGTGTTTTGTCAACACCTCCTACTTTAAGTCTTCTGACAATCagctttctcttcagaaaattAGGTCGTCAGTTGAGGTAAGATAATATTAAACATGTAAGCTTTTCATAGCAGAAGAAATGCAGTCTGTCATTTCATACACGTTAAAAGAGACAGTATTGCTCCAGCATTCCTACAAAgtctttcagtatttttcctcTGACAGAAAGATTTCTTTATATCCAGAGGATTCTAGGGAAAACATGTAAGGTTTTCATATTCAGTTTCTTTATCCCTGATACCATTCAGCTGATGCAGTAGGGCTGTAGCAGAGTTCATCACTGTGACCTCAGAGGCTTGCAATTGTTACCTAtgttttaatattgttttttaGGTATTTAGCTGAACTTTGTGGCATAGGAACAACAGCGCTGGGGATCAGTGGTGGAGCTGGTGCTTCATTTCCTACGGTGACAATTAATttcatggttttgtgtttggtttgggttaCAGTGTTAATATTCTTCAAACATTAGGTAggattttttcctgtgtgacctaatctagatGGACCcgcttctgcagcggggttggactagatgatctctaaaggtctcatccaacccttaccattctgtgattctgaaataTTTAGTGGTGGTCTCTCTGCTATCAAAGTTATGAACTTGGACCTCCAGTTAGAATGCCATGATCCTATCTCCAGATATTTTAGTATTTGGAATTTTGTCCTGCATTTTCAGTTCCTGTAAACAAAGGACCCAAAATAAGTCTTAGAgtgcatttcatttcattctaAAGGAGTTGTTTGCAGCAAGTTGAATGAATCCAACTCCAAGCGTACCTGTTTCCCTCCAGTGACTGTGAAGTGAGCTTGAGGTAACTGGCTCAGATAGAGTGATCTTAACTGCAGATAGCTAGAGGAAGTGAGGTGAATCCTGCCTTCTGTATCTAGTGAAGCATGCACAGCTATGTATTTATGagtattttgttgttaaagATTATGTGAACTTTGTTGCCTAATATtagaatatttgttttttagGGTGTTAAATTGCTTTCCTATCTGTACAAAGAGGCTCTCAACAACTGTAGCAACGAGCATTATCCAGTTCTTCTGTCTCTGTTGAAGACAAGCTGTGAACCATACACAAGGTATGTCCGTTATGTTCTCTGCATAATCGTGTGGAAGAGCAGTTATTAGTATTCTGATTAATAACTCTGCTAATTTAACAATggcttttaatattttcatagaaaatGTAAGATGTGACTCTACCTGTAAAATATGTAACAAAATCAATTCATGTGGCTGAattcttctttccctctcttctccagctcaATAACAACATAGAGGCTTTATGTGTGACTAGATTAGCAAATAAATGCATTTAAGTATGACATCTTTCttgctgctggccctggcaATTCACACTGGAATATAAGACTTGGgaaaacttctattttttttcttcctatacCTGTATTAAAATCCTGAAACTGGCAACTAACAACTTTCTCTTGGTGTTGCACAGACTGGTGAAAAGACATTTCCACTGTCTTTTTCTTGTCAGCTTTTCAGCAagcaaattagaaaaaaaaaagataaaatctgttgTTTATTAAGTAGAAGTGACTAACAATTGGAAGTACAAGTCTTGTTAAGCAACTCACATCAGTTTAGAAATTAAGTTTCTAAATGTCTGAAGAgattctatattttttcaaatagcTATTTATACATGTTATAGCTGTAGTCCATCATCAGTTTACAGGGATACTTCACAGATGTGATgatactagaaagaaaaaaacaaaaagctgtcAAAATGCTCTAAATTTAAGGTTCCTCCCACACCACccttcttgttttatttcccatcaacattaaaatgttaattggATTATTCTAATTTTGGGTTTATCAGAAGACTTGTGAAAATACCttcacagctcctgccctgcaatTTATAGAAGGTAGTCAGGTTTCTGAAATAACAAGAGCAGGATGTCATGGCATCACAAGGAACctaaaaaatatgaaagtatGCTTACTAGTACGTGATACTTACAGCATTGACTCCTACATTTGTTGCAGATCTCTATCAAAACATCAGTGATACATGATCAGGGCTGCAAATGGAAAGAGGCCTCCGTTATCTACAGGAAGTGTTATCTCATTCATTTATTAATCTGAAAGAAATTATAGCAACTGTTGCTCAAATAAATTGTAGATGCATCAGATTTAACACCTTAAAAGTTTGTAACTTTTTTGCTTAGAACCTTAAAATGGAATGGTACTTTCTGTGCTAAATGCTTCTTGTTTGTCACACTGAGTCAACATCTAGAAACAGTGTTAATGTTGctaccagtaaaaaaaaagaaaagattagcTGCAAGGTGCTCTGGAGACTTTTTATTTGTAGCTTCAGATAActgtaattttttcttcttcacttttttttttccacacagagAGAATATATAAAAACATGAATAACTATTCAAACCAGTGGCTCTAATTGTTGGATGTATAATAAAAACATCTCTAGGTCCAGGGAAAAAGTGCTTGGTGTTCCATCTTTGTTTCATACCTTTTCAGTTTCTCCCTGCTAAAGTTACCTCTCTTTAAAGTAAATCCTTCCTGCTTGTCTCTCCTTGTGCTTTTGATATGCTCCAAAGATTTCTAAAAAATGTTAACATATGTTTAGTAAACTAATATACAGAAATAAAGATTGTTTCAAATAAGGCAGTGTTCTTTCATCTTAACTAATTATTACTGAAATGTTCAATGTAAAGAtagtttcttttaagaaaaatgtagaGATGCAGTCCTTTGTGTATCTTTAAATATCAGTGTGACAGTACTTAATTATTGGTTTTTGTCCTCCCTGTAGCTTGTgtgttttgatgttttaaagAATATGCTTCTTGTTTGATTATAATAAAGTTGAGAAGATTGATTTTCAATATTGTACAACTATATTTTCTTAGGTTTATCTATGATTGGGTATACAGTGGTGTATTCAGAGACACTTATGGAGAATTTATGATCCAGGTGAATGAGGATTATCTTTGTTTCAGAGGTACAGTATGTATATGGGGCATTTCTAAGTTATGTAATTTGTGCTGTTAAcgaagtaatttaaaatacatgctttcaTCTTTTTGTTTGACATATAGATAAACATTATTGGACTCATGGTTACGTTTTGATTTCAAAAGAAGTAGAAGATTGTGTCCCTATATTTCTTAAACATATTGCTAATGACGTGTACATATGTGGGAAAACCATAAACTTGCTGAAATTGTGCTGTCCCAGGGTAAGTTTTGGTTTGGTTCCTTCCTATTACATTGAGAAAATCATGTCTCTTTAGAGCAAGTTTATAGGGTTTTAGCAAGTCCTCTCCTTTATTGAAAACTAGCATTGCATAAGTGGAATGTTGATTCATGAAAGGCAATTACTTACTCAGGTACCTGTGAGTGAGTCTACTCACTCACTCTACTCACTAACACCTTGCTGCAAGAAGTATAAATCTTCAACAGCATTCATCTTGTCTGATGCATGTGCcatatgtctttttttcctttgtactgAAGACAGAAATGTTTCAGGCTTCCAAGCCAGTGCCTTCCATTTTTCACACGCCTCACACcattgttttttggttttgcataCCTCACATACCAGGCTCAGTCCTGCATAACTCTCGTATTTCAGCTCTATCACTATATTTCCAAGAAGTGCTTAAATAGTTCTGTTTATTCATATTTTGGAGAACGACCCTTGTCCTTGATGAGGAAAACCTGTTAAACTACTTTCCCTCTTCTCTATGCATGTCTTAACCACAGAGGTGTGTGAAGTCTACAGGAACCTTTGCCCAAGTAACTAGTATTCTCTTTCTTCGTAAGATCAGAGCTTCTCAGTCTTGACAGAGCTGAGCATCTCACTATCAGATACTTGATATTAGATGTCAGACATAAGCCTAATATCTCAAGTGAAGTGACCCTCTGCTACTTCTCCTGAGTCTGCTTTGATAGCTGTTCTCAAACCATGACTCAGAGGTGCCAGTTGTAGTGGGCTTTTTGTAAAACAGTGTCAGACATAATTTCCTTTATAAATTACAGTGTTGTGGTCACTAACACAGTATCTTAAAAGAACATTCCCCCAGCATGTGAGGCACTGAGGTTCAGTTGTCTTCCATCTATCTGAGAGGGCCAGTCCCTTTCAGATAGATCCCTTTCCATGATAATGCTCTGAAGAGCTGGCTTAGGCTAACAGTCCCAGGAGCACAGCTCCGGGCATCCCATCTTCCAGCTTTTACCAGTAGACTGGGGGATGCAGTGTGACCACACTTGTTTGTTCTTGGTTTCTTAAAGCTCACTTAACTGTTTTCTGCACTGAATAGAACAGCTTCAGAGATTTAGGGATGTTGTGGTGGAGCAGAAAGACCTAAGATACTTGGCTTAGAGAACAGGTGATGTGCACTGGCCATACTTTTTTTCAGAGTTAGGTGTGTATGGAGCTTTCCCCTGGAGATGTGTGATAATTGTGTTCCAGACAGTTCCTTTGAAGTGGGGTTCAGTGGGGAATACAAGTGAACAAAACCTACCTTGTGTAAGAAGAGATGCATTCAGTGCTGTGTTACTCAGGCTCAGTTAATTTGGatattcagaaaaacaaaatgttagGCATTTAGAACATGACCACTATAAATGTATGGTTTAGGTTCCTACCCAATTCAGTGGGAAGGAGGAGACCCAGATAACTTGACCTGTGATGTAAGTTCTGGAACATTATACCTCTATCTCCTGCTTTGAGTGGTGTAAATGCTAAAACTGATGATGCTAGTACGCATTTTAGATCCTGTGTGGAGGCTTTTTCCAGTATTTTGAAGCATtgctaagttaaaaaaaaatatataatgagAGTTCATAATCTTAACattttaccatttaaaaaatgtattgaaaaggaaacatctctttttttcagcattaTATATGTTGGTCAGATATACCTGTTCCCCGgatttcagtcattttttcaCTTGAGGAGCTGAAAGAAATAGAGAGAGATTGTGCAGTGTATGTTGGTCGGATGGAAAGGATTGCCAGATACAGTTCCATAAGcaaggaggaaaaggtaaatcatcaaaagaaaaaagaccttTATTCTTGGgatttttatgggtttttttaatgctaacTTCTAATTTTTGTATTGATGGTCAGAATTTTTTCATCAGTCTGTTGTTGTTTGAATTGCTATTGCAGCAAATAAGCCAAATACCTTAAACATATAGGTAGTGTGTTGTCATGTGTTGGCATTTTCATATATTAAATGAAGTTTAGACTTACATCTTAGTTCTTTGCAGCAGCAGATTTGCCCTCCTACTGGAAGGTACTGAAAAGATCGTTAGATTCCAATGTAACAAGTGTGGCAAGCTAATTAGTGACCAAGTAAGACTGTAATTTGTATAGctaattcttttttcatttcctgtgcgacatgatctaggtgaacctgcttctgcagcgggttggactagatgatctctaaaggtccctttcattctagcattctatgattctatgatttctgtatttcagatgcCATCAATGTAGTGTATATGTTGTATGAATACAGTTTGCCTTAGGATCTGGAGTATCAACTTTCAGTATTGCAGGCTTTCAGTTCAATCAattgttttattcttatttcTATACTGTAATCATGGATTAATAGCCATTATAAAGTGTGCATCTGTCTTTGCAACTGTGTACTTTCAAGtctaaaataatagaaaaatataatgccacctatattttgggttttttcttttaggatTTGCGCGTCGAAATAGCCAAACAAGAATTAATTGTGCATGCTCGAGAAACTGCTAGCAAAGTACTACAAGCCATTAATGGTAAGTTGCCATGGTGTTTCAGCTCTTCTCTAGTGGGTTAGTTACTGTAAACTTCACAGTATCTTTATTTTAATCCAGATCGGCAAATGTCAGAACGAATGGCTTTGGATGCAAAGAAACGGGAGCAGTTTCAGAAGCTGAAAGAGCAGTTTGCAAAAGACCAAGAggtatttctctgtgtgtttctaaaagccagctgtgtTTCTTAGGTGAATAGTTGAAAGAGTATCTCAATTTGTTGTGCTGAAATGGAATGAACAGCTGGTGGGGTACAAATAAGAACTTTTTGCAGGTGTGTGTGTTACAGCCGGTATTGAGAGCAGCTTTTTGAAATGTTCAATGTTTCTGCAGCGTCGCCTTGCGATCAAGCAAGAGGAGATTGATGATGATTTCAGCTATGCCCGAGAGCTccgagagagagaaaaaagactgaaagcTTTAGAAGAACAACTTGAAAAAAAGGCAAGGTAAATGCACCCGAATAGTCTCCCAAAGCTTAGGTGCTCCCAAGCCATCATAAGGGCCTCAGGAAAAGTGATTGTGTGTTAAAATGTGTGGTACTAGCAGTTCCCAGACAGTGCTCTAAAAGGGTAGTATTTGCAGTTCAAAGATGGATGTAAGGATTTTTGGTAATCTATGAGTAATTTTGTGATTTAGTAATGGTTAATAGCCCAAAAATCAGGGAGCCACCAATCTGCACCAACCCTATTCAGTCTGGGTTTTGTTATGATCGGAAttgcaggaagaaaattaactgtgtcTTACAATTAAAAGCTGATCCCACAGAAAAAATGGTCACATGTATGTCAAAGCAGAAGTAAAAAGCAGACAGAGGAGTTTGATAATTATTTGAATTGCTCTTGTGCATCTTGTTctgttttactttcttcttttatatCTAAAGATACTTAAGCTAAACAAATGATCTACCAAGAATAGTTACAGAAATACATATTGACCAAGACTACAGTTCTGTTTTCCCCATCTGTTTATTCTCTGTGATTGAAGCCTCTGGCGTGTACTTTAAGAAGTTGCTTCTCAGTTCTGAAGTGCTAAAAGGTCTTATTCTTTAGAAGGGAAGATGAGAATCAACATGTGAGTATCTGTAACTTAGCTTTATTTTTACCTTCCTTTAGGCAGGAATTGATTGACCATTATAGCAAACTCTCTGATGATGCAGCCCGTAGGGAGCAAAGAGCGTTGTGGAAAATCCAGCGACACAAGTTGGAAACAGCTCGTCTTAAGTTTCTGTTAGAAGATCAGAAACGAATTGAGGTATCTTCTGAAAAGGCTTAAGAAATGTAATTCAGAAGATTTGGTATTTTGTACTTAAAgactttgcttttttgttttgttttgttttttaattatagGAAATGCTTGAAAAGCTTCCAGATGGAAACTACAGGAGAAAATTAGATATTATTCCTTATAAACAGTGCCAGTTGGCTCTAGATAAAGACCCTGTTGTGAAAGATCCACATTCACAGGTGAGTGTATTTTCTTACATAAACTCCAGGCTGCTCTTCCAAGTTTCCCTCAAGGGAGTTCATTTCATGGTTCATTTCAATTCAGTAAACACAAGGTTTACTGTAACAGCAGGGTGAGTAGTGTCACATTATTTGTAGTACATTGGAGAAACTGGAAGGTTTAAATCTTAAATGTAATAAAGTGGCACCCTAATAAGTAGCTCGATTATGTGACTAGCCATACAGTATagtagttgtttttttttttaaggtgtctTCTGTGAAACCTCTGCATTCTGATGAGAAAGGTGGAAGGAGAGAATCTGAGCCTGCACTGGaagatgctgcttctgctgccaaAGCACTGCCTGTGGCAGAGACAACAAATAGTAATGCTGACCAGCCTTTTCAGCCCAAAGCAGCAGGATCTGAAAGCAGTCCTCAAAATTCAGAGAAAGCAAGCAGTCCTCTATTCAGTGCTGATTCCTTGCCTGAATCCAATGTGAATATAGAAGATTTCTTACCAAAGCCACAAGATGAGCAGCCGGTTGCCGTTAGTGTACAAGGATCTTCGTTAGATGAGGCATTCCGGAATATTAACTCGGATCTTTCTGAGACTTCTCAAGTATGTGAAGATCAGCCTGTCTCGAggggagcactggaaggaggAGACAACGCACCATTGCATCAGCAAAACGAGTATGATTTTAATACAGTTCTCAGACCATCTGCAGCTTGGCAGGGACACGTTAGAGTTGGAGAAAGTGTATTTGATGTGGAGTCCAGAAGGCCTCGGTGGAGCGTTCATGGACATGCATCTGATGCCAGCATTAGAGTGGGAGAGTACGTACCTCATGTGGACACTTACCAACCACAGCCAAGCCCTTACGGGCATTCTTCAGACTCTCATATAGGAATCAGCAGCTATACTTCTGAGGTTGAACGTAGCCGACCCCGGTGGAATATCCATGGGCACGTATCTGAAGCTCACATTAAAATTGGGGAATACACTTCAGAGGTGGAGCCCACGAGGCCTCGGTGGAACATCCACGGCCACGCTTCGGAAGCCAACATCCGGATTGGAGAGTATGTGTCAAACGTGGCTCCTGCAAGGCCTCGGTGGAACATCCACGGTCACGCGTCTGATGCCAACATCAAGGTTGGTGAAAACGTGTCAGAGGTGGCCTCAGCCAGACCCCGCTGGAACATCCACGGGCACGCTTCGCAGGCACACATCGCCATCGGAGAACTGGTCTCAGATGCAGAGCCTGGGAAACCTCGTTGGAGCCCGTTTGGTCACGCGTCCCAGTCAAGCATCCAACTAGGGGAGTGGGCCCCAGCTACAGAAGATGATCCAATACCTCATCGTAGAACCATTTCAGGCCCTTCGTCTGACTCCACAGTTCAGACGCTTCTGTACAGTGAAGAATTATCGCCTGCCGAAGGGAGCAGAAAGGAGGCAAAACTGTCACAAGTTAAGGAACAGACTTTATCCCAGTCACAGTCACCTGATGGTGTCCCAGTCTTTCCTGATGCTAATACTAAAgatgacaaaaaagaaaatataatgggagagaaagaagaaggtaaaacaaaattaagttTATTCAGGCAACATTTCTTTAAGGGCTCATGAAAGTAACTGTTAATATTTATGTTCAAAATGGGTACTTAATACCTAATTTCTTGCATGACTCTTAGGACTCTTGAGCTTAGAATTCAGAGAAAAGAATTTGAACGTAGCCTTGCCTCCTATATACAAGAAAAAGAGCATAAAAAATTCCCAGTGTGAAACTTTGTGAAGCAAGGACCTTGTGTGACCTCTGTAGAGAACACACATGAAGCTGCCTGGGTGGGACTGTGGGGAGGGACTGTTATTGGAGTGGCTGTTTCTCTGATTGTagagaaactttaaaaaactttACGAGCAGGTCAAAGTATGAGTGAAGTATTATAAAGCAGATCTAAGTAAAGGCTGTCTTTAATTTATTTGTTCCTGCAGGAGTTGCCAGTGCAGTCAACAAAGACCTTTGTGCAGATTCCTCACAGAGCTTACAAGTAAGAAACATACTGGTTGTCCAAAAGGCTTCTTTGAGGGGTTAAACACGGGGCAGTTAAGGTAATAACTTTCTGTCCTAATCTAACAATCTCTGTAATACCATATTGGTTTTACATCTGAGAAGGG
Above is a window of Colius striatus isolate bColStr4 chromosome 1, bColStr4.1.hap1, whole genome shotgun sequence DNA encoding:
- the TUBGCP6 gene encoding gamma-tubulin complex component 6 isoform X1; its protein translation is MESITQLFNDLCEAHLAGLPWKVHLGRQKISKRRAKQNLKRVAYNALFTNLFQDEARKLQSNVSRLPVKNKILMVSFNLRVGGLGAQADRLEELVEELETAECLPFTEVNSVLDLLVQLAGTGPPQLVPQKKDYFLNNKYVGRNVKYQGYDYYDVSVFEADIQSLITNEECQLNDTIQKTLQIMEAAPGTGLPAIGLFSQNYPAGDRFEKETRVSLFGALVHSRTYDMDIKLDLPPVPDNADLSGLAIKVPQSIDQSEDEGFQSASNLTPDSQSEPSMTPDIDLWDAVLTYGPSKRRCWERIGYPPGKKEEPYLTEAGREAFDKFYKLREGELQLFSNTVLQLPQLVLVKEPELVKDVLNVLIGVVSTTFSLNQAAQTFVIKEGVYVSGTSPETMHNLLSEVAEYGTYYTRLSHFSLQPVLDSSYSKGLVFQAFTSGLRKYLQYYRACVLSTPPTLSLLTISFLFRKLGRQLRYLAELCGIGTTALGISGGAGASFPTGVKLLSYLYKEALNNCSNEHYPVLLSLLKTSCEPYTRFIYDWVYSGVFRDTYGEFMIQVNEDYLCFRDKHYWTHGYVLISKEVEDCVPIFLKHIANDVYICGKTINLLKLCCPRHYICWSDIPVPRISVIFSLEELKEIERDCAVYVGRMERIARYSSISKEEKDLRVEIAKQELIVHARETASKVLQAINDRQMSERMALDAKKREQFQKLKEQFAKDQERRLAIKQEEIDDDFSYARELREREKRLKALEEQLEKKARQELIDHYSKLSDDAARREQRALWKIQRHKLETARLKFLLEDQKRIEEMLEKLPDGNYRRKLDIIPYKQCQLALDKDPVVKDPHSQVSSVKPLHSDEKGGRRESEPALEDAASAAKALPVAETTNSNADQPFQPKAAGSESSPQNSEKASSPLFSADSLPESNVNIEDFLPKPQDEQPVAVSVQGSSLDEAFRNINSDLSETSQVCEDQPVSRGALEGGDNAPLHQQNEYDFNTVLRPSAAWQGHVRVGESVFDVESRRPRWSVHGHASDASIRVGEYVPHVDTYQPQPSPYGHSSDSHIGISSYTSEVERSRPRWNIHGHVSEAHIKIGEYTSEVEPTRPRWNIHGHASEANIRIGEYVSNVAPARPRWNIHGHASDANIKVGENVSEVASARPRWNIHGHASQAHIAIGELVSDAEPGKPRWSPFGHASQSSIQLGEWAPATEDDPIPHRRTISGPSSDSTVQTLLYSEELSPAEGSRKEAKLSQVKEQTLSQSQSPDGVPVFPDANTKDDKKENIMGEKEEGVASAVNKDLCADSSQSLQTEEPEKAIAQDTVPQEVLFSEANAPKMKEEEGREEDSWKKEQAYLKALSDQYCIEKYQDSYDLMSELPVSHLLHHVIPRSYTFPVDPMVQSATDETAVQLSELLSLPVLMKRSITAPLVSHVSLVNKAIVDYYFVELNIEKHFEALRHFLLMEDGEFAQSLSDLLFEKLGSGQTPGELLNPLVLNSILNKALQYSLHGDTQLASNLSFALKYLPEVFKPNAPDALSCLELRYKVDWPLNIVITESCMNKYNKIFSFLLQLKHMVWTLKDVWFHLKRTALVSRASNSVQFRQLQLYKHEMQHFVKVIQGYIANQILHVTWCEFGNKLSSVGNLEEIHRTHAEYLNKAIFRGLLTEKAAPVMNIIHSIFSLILKFRSQLISQSWSFDAGKQMAVHPNFGLMQQSYNTFKYYSHFLFKGYPKMVSKDQTQIFQDELEWLLPNPTGSQNTSGNHLSPYYEIYGCFMDRD
- the TUBGCP6 gene encoding gamma-tubulin complex component 6 isoform X2, which produces MESITQLFNDLCEAHLAGLPWKVHLGRQKISKRRAKQNLKRVAYNALFTNLFQDEARKLQSNVSRLPVKNKILMVSFNLRVGGLGAQADRLEELVEELETAECLPFTEVNSVLDLLVQLAGTGPPQLVPQKKDYFLNNKYVGRNVKYQGYDYYDVSVFEADIQSLITNEECQLNDTIQKTLQIMEAAPGTGLPAIGLFSQNYPAGDRFEKETRVSLFGALVHSRTYDMDIKLDLPPVPDNADLSGLAIKVPQSIDQSEDEGFQSASNLTPDSQSEPSMTPDIDLWDAVLTYGPSKRRCWERIGYPPGKKEEPYLTEAGREAFDKFYKLREGELQLFSNTVLQLPQLVLVKEPELVKDVLNVLIGVVSTTFSLNQAAQTFVIKEGVYVSGTSPETMHNLLSEVAEYGTYYTRLSHFSLQPVLDSSYSKGLVFQAFTSGLRKYLQYYRACVLSTPPTLSLLTISFLFRKLGRQLRYLAELCGIGTTALGISGGAGASFPTGVKLLSYLYKEALNNCSNEHYPVLLSLLKTSCEPYTRFIYDWVYSGVFRDTYGEFMIQVNEDYLCFRDKHYWTHGYVLISKEVEDCVPIFLKHIANDVYICGKTINLLKLCCPRHYICWSDIPVPRISVIFSLEELKEIERDCAVYVGRMERIARYSSISKEEKDLRVEIAKQELIVHARETASKVLQAINDRQMSERMALDAKKREQFQKLKEQFAKDQERRLAIKQEEIDDDFSYARELREREKRLKALEEQLEKKARQELIDHYSKLSDDAARREQRALWKIQRHKLETARLKFLLEDQKRIEEMLEKLPDGNYRRKLDIIPYKQCQLALDKDPVVKDPHSQVSSVKPLHSDEKGGRRESEPALEDAASAAKALPVAETTNSNADQPFQPKAAGSESSPQNSEKASSPLFSADSLPESNVNIEDFLPKPQDEQPVAVSVQGSSLDEAFRNINSDLSETSQVCEDQPVSRGALEGGDNAPLHQQNEYDFNTVLRPSAAWQGHVRVGESVFDVESRRPRWSVHGHASDASIRVGEYVPHVDTYQPQPSPYGHSSDSHIGISSYTSEVERSRPRWNIHGHVSEAHIKIGEYTSEVEPTRPRWNIHGHASEANIRIGEYVSNVAPARPRWNIHGHASDANIKVGENVSEVASARPRWNIHGHASQAHIAIGELVSDAEPGKPRWSPFGHASQSSIQLGEWAPATEDDPIPHRRTISGPSSDSTVQTLLYSEELSPAEGSRKEAKLSQVKEQTLSQSQSPDGVPVFPDANTKDDKKENIMGEKEEGVASAVNKDLCADSSQSLQTEEPEKAIAQDTVPQEVLFSEANAPKMKEEEGREEDSWKKEQAYLKALSDQYCIEKYQDSYDLMSELPVSHLLHHVIPRSYTFPVDPMVQSATDETAVQLSELLSLPVLMKRSITAPLVSHVSLVNKAIVDYYFVELNIEKHFEALRHFLLMEDGEFAQSLSDLLFEKLGSGQTPGELLNPLVLNSILNKALQYSLHGDTQLASNLSFALKYLPEVFKPNAPDALSCLELRYKVDWPLNIVITESCMNKYNKIFSFLLQLKHMVWTLKDVWFHLKRTALVSRASNSVQFRQLQLYKHEMQHFVKVIQGYIANQILHVTWCEFGNKLSSVGNLEEIHRTHAEYLNKAIFRGLLTEKAAPVMNIIHSIFSLILKFRSQLISQSWSFDAGKQMAVHPNFGLMQQSYNTFKYYSHFLFKVVTKLVNRGYQPHLEDFLLRINFNNYYKDS